In Hermetia illucens chromosome 5, iHerIll2.2.curated.20191125, whole genome shotgun sequence, a single window of DNA contains:
- the LOC119656562 gene encoding protein toll-like, producing the protein MISSKTFLLVLFFAIIAKKSSAEARFKCENRFDKCECKKFQDYGFKIRCPVAHPYFTIKVVRENIAIICHRSQEFDYSMFSVMNIADTPDVHIHGCPLPENQTLATILERFIIGRVRTMIYWGYTMLNALTPEMLDGRHNSSRIPNNFWLNFDQNRLYLTKDIFVGLDHLQSLEIAFIDSQYLEPGVFRNQKRMERLTLSASKLQNLTKNAFIGASSVTYLDLSQNKFTTLEYDVFQLLPNLEEINLSKNNFSTLPEKLFLKNQKLQSIRLNGNKRRMESLPSDFLAYHSRMVNVSISASIVSVPGSMFVGSRNIESISFADNQLESLPSEIFASQNHLMDLDLNRNRITKLHDDVFNSTVSLTLLSLSHNKLENITSLLIF; encoded by the exons ATGATTTCATCGAAAACTTTCTTGCTAGTTCTTTTTTTCGCCATTATAGCAAAAAAGAGCTCAGCAGAGGCTCGTTTCAAATGTGAAAATCGGTTTGACAAATGTGAATGTAAGAAGTTTCAGGATTACGGATTTAAAATAAGATGTCCGGTTGCTCATCCTTATTTCACTATTAAAGTTGTACGTGAAAACATTGCAATTATTTGTCATAGAAGTCAGGAATTTGACTATAGCATGTTTTCAGTAATGAACATAGCTGATACACCTGACGTACACATCCACGGATGTCCTTTGCCAGAAAATCAAACACTAGCCACAATTTTGGAGAGATTTATCATCGGACGAGTTCGCACCATGATCTACTGGGGATATACAATGTTGAATGCGCTAACTCCAGAAATGTTAGACGGACGGCACAATTCCAGCCGAATACCAAATAATTTTTGGTTAAACTTCGACCAAAATCGTCTTTATCTGACAAAAGATATTTTCGTTGGTTTGGACCACCTCCAATCCTTAGAGATTGCATTCATTGATTCACAATACTTGGAGCCCGGCGTATTTCGGAATCAAAAACGAATGGAACGTCTGACTCTGTCCGCAAGCAAACTCCAAAATCTCACCAAGAACGCATTCATTGGAGCGTCATCAGTAACATATCTTGATCTGAGTCAGAACAAATTTACAACACTGGAATACGACGTATTTCAGCTACTTCCGAATTTAGAAGAGATCAATTTAagcaaaaacaatttttcaacaCTGCCAGAGAAACTGTTCTTGAAAAACCAAAAACTGCAAAGTATACGTCTGAATGGAAATAAACGGCGAATGGAATCGCTACCGTCCGATTTCCTTGCATATCATTCAAGGATGGTTAACGTCAGTATATCGGCATCGATTGTTTCGGTTCCAGGAAGTATGTTTGTTGGATCAAGAAACATCGAATCGATATCGTTTGCGGATAATCAATTGGAATCTCTGCCAAGTGAAATTTTTGCAAGtcaaaatcatttgatggatttGGACCTAAATCGAAATAGGATAACTAAGCTTCATGACGATGTATTTAACAGCACAGTATCCCTCACATTGCTTTCTTTATCACATAACAAACTGGAAAATATAACAAG TTTACTAATTTTCTGA